The DNA region AACTCTAAATACTTGGAAAAAAGTAAATATTAAAATAGCGTAAATATAACTATCTATATTTTTATCAAATATCTCAATCATTTCAAAATTCTCCCATATATAATAATGCGATTTTAACTAAAATTATTATAAATATAGATAAAATCATACTTGCACAGTTTTTTAATTACTATTTATATATCAATAATATAAATTATTTTTTATATAAATAGGTACAATAAAATCTTTGTAAATAATGTATTGTTTGGCTTAATCTAATATATTACTTACTTATTCATATTGTAATTGTAGAATAAAAGTAATATATGAAGAGTTTATAGAAAAAATAAATATGTTTTATTCTATTAAATAAATAATTTATCCCAAATTTCTTCTAGTCTTTTGGCTAAGCAATAAGCTAAAAGTGGAGGAACCGCATTGCCAATTACCTTGTATGCTCCAGATCCAGATAAATTATAAGAATCTGTTCTTTTAAGTTTTCTAACAAACTCGTAATTATCTGGAAAGGTTTGAAGTCTTGCACATTCTCTTACAGTTAGTCTTCGTTCTTCTTTTGATTTTAATTCATTAATATATTTGCCACCATTTTCTTTGCTTAATCGTCTATATTCAATATTACCATGATGCTCAGCACGTATAGTAGGAGATGTATGATTTAAATTAATCTCAATATTTCCCTGATAACCTTTACAAAACTTTGCTTTGGAATAAGCTTGCTGAGCTAAATCTAGATCCTCGTTTGGTTCCTTTAATTTGTAAAAAGCAGTTTTACAGGTTGAATAAGGTTTCAAACTTTGATTTTTTTGTATAATATTTTTACTTAGGGGATTATAATGTGTTATTTGTGGATATGGATTAATATAATCTGGGATTCTATTGGACTCTAGAAGTTCTGCTATTCCTTTTTTTAAATATTTTTTATTGAATCCTATAAATATAACTCTTTCTCTATTTTGTGGGACTCCATAATCAGCAGCATTTAAAACTTGCGATGGGACTACCACATATCCTTCACCATCAATTGATTTAAAGTCATTTTCAATAATTTGTTTAACATCTCCCAAAGATACTAAGCCCTTTACATTTTCAGCATAAAAAACTTTAGGTTTAGTAATTTCTATAACTTCTTTTAGCCACATGTAAAGCTGACCTCTATTTTCAGAACTAGCAATTGTTGTATTACATCTAGTGCTACCATTATGCCCTTTCTGGGACTTAAGACCTTGTCTTTTACCAGCAACACTAAAATCTTGACAAGGAAATCCACCAGTTACTATATCAACATTCTTTGGAAAATTAAACTTTCCATCTCTGTGTTTTTTGACAATATCTACAATACTTTCAGTATGAAAAACTTCTTGACTATTGTGCCCTCTTTCTTTGAAAAAAGGAATCCAAGCTGCAGCAGCTGGCTTTAAAATGTCATTTGCAAAAACTGTACTAAATGGTGTTTCTTGCAGAATAACTTTTTTACCTAAATCTTTTTTTACCCAGTGAGCATTTTTTTTTAAATTTAAATAGTCTCTCATGGTTTCAAAGTTTCCTTCAAAACCTAAATCCATTCCTCCAGCACCTGAAAAAAGTGAAACTAATCTTCTCTTCATATTAAATCTCCAAACTTATTTAGTTCGGCTTATTGTATCAAGTTTTACCATAATGCTAACTTTAGTATGTAGAATTATAGTATGCAATTAGATATTATTTTAATATGGAAAATAAAAATATAGATATATTACATAAATTTGGTGATAGAATTCAATCTTTAAGAAAAGATAAAAAATTGTCTCAAGAGGATTTTGCTCATATATGTGGACTACATAGAACATATATAGGTATGATTGAAAGAGGTGAAAAAAATATCACATTAAAAAATATTGAAAAACTGGCTAAAGCTCTAAATATGGATATATCTGAGATAATGAAGGAGTTAAATGGCTGATATATTAACGCACCTAAGAGAAATTAGTTTTGGGTATTCTATTTTAAAAGGTGGAAATATTAATTTTAATGATTCTCCTGGTACATTTTTAGAATTTTGTAAGTCTAATATTAAAAATTGTGAATTTTTAACTAGAAATCAAATTTCAGCTAAAAGTACTAAGTTTTCTAGTGAAGAACTTAGTACTATTTCTAATGGTTTAAAATTAGGTAAATTTATAATAGACAATGGAATAATAAATAGTAATACTTCTAATGTAAAATGGCTTGGAAATGCTACACAAAGTGGAACAGCTTTTGATATTGAAATTGATAATATACCATTTTCATTAAAAGAAGATAGTTTTATATTACATAATATGGGGCTTTATCAACTTGTTAATATTATTACAGATAAAGTAATTTACAAAAGAGGGTTACATATTTTTGAAGAGTTTGCACCTCAAGAACTTGATCAATGGTTTAAAAAGACAAGAGACATAGTTATAGCTAAATTAAAAGAAGGTTCTTTTAGAACAGAAGATAGACAAAGAAAAAATATTAAATTAGCATATACTGAAGGAAAGTTATATTTATTTTATAATGGATTAGAGCTAAAAGTTGATAATTTTTCTGAATGTAATTATGAAAGATTCAAAAAAGAAATTAAAGGTGTTCTAAAAGAGAAAGTTTTTTCTAAGTTTATTAACCAAGAGATTTCTTCTTGTAATGAATATTTAAAAGCTAAAAAGCATTGTGCTGAAAAAGCAGGAGAAAATTTTGTAAAATTCTTAAAAGATAATGTTATTGAAAACCCTTCACCTAAATCATTATTTAACTTATTTAGAATAACAGATAGTAATTATTACTATGCAAAAACAACTAATAATTATATAGAAGTTTATAATATTCCTTCAAAAAATGAGTTTTTAAATAAAATAAAAATAACTGATATTTCGTACACTGTGCCAGATTCGCAATTAAATTTATTTACAACTATTGAGAATACAGAAACTGGTGAAAAACTAATAGTAAGAAATGAATTAAGATATAGTCATGGTCAACTTAACGGTACACCTGAGGCAAAAATGTATATAAGTGAAGGATCTTTATTAATAGCTTATCAGCCGATAGATACATAAAATTAAAATATTTTAGATAATTAAAGTATGTTAAGAAGATTATTTATAATAACTTTCAAACTGAAATTATGATTATGATAAACAGCACAGATAATAACAATACAAAACAAGCTATTAGGTATATGCTAATTGCATCATTTTTATTCTCCTTTACAATAGGATTTGCTAAATTACTTAGTGGCTATATGAGTTCAATTGAAGTGGTTTTTTTTA from Bacteroidota bacterium includes:
- the dcm gene encoding DNA (cytosine-5-)-methyltransferase codes for the protein MKRRLVSLFSGAGGMDLGFEGNFETMRDYLNLKKNAHWVKKDLGKKVILQETPFSTVFANDILKPAAAAWIPFFKERGHNSQEVFHTESIVDIVKKHRDGKFNFPKNVDIVTGGFPCQDFSVAGKRQGLKSQKGHNGSTRCNTTIASSENRGQLYMWLKEVIEITKPKVFYAENVKGLVSLGDVKQIIENDFKSIDGEGYVVVPSQVLNAADYGVPQNRERVIFIGFNKKYLKKGIAELLESNRIPDYINPYPQITHYNPLSKNIIQKNQSLKPYSTCKTAFYKLKEPNEDLDLAQQAYSKAKFCKGYQGNIEINLNHTSPTIRAEHHGNIEYRRLSKENGGKYINELKSKEERRLTVRECARLQTFPDNYEFVRKLKRTDSYNLSGSGAYKVIGNAVPPLLAYCLAKRLEEIWDKLFI
- a CDS encoding helix-turn-helix transcriptional regulator, which gives rise to MENKNIDILHKFGDRIQSLRKDKKLSQEDFAHICGLHRTYIGMIERGEKNITLKNIEKLAKALNMDISEIMKELNG